Proteins encoded in a region of the Candidatus Zixiibacteriota bacterium genome:
- a CDS encoding tetratricopeptide repeat protein, whose translation MIEQFREFLRAVVRRIKRAGDPQASFVSISSALEAGDYDTVLRETDRIISRNSSITKILHRRVSQTMKFNSAEEYNNYIRRNPGEAFLRWEFPEAPEAHYHRSLVYQRSGRMKSSRHELENSLQEFPDSAKYLTEMGATLLAMSFYDEAARHFDRAVECDLTERREYSHRALLGLGQCRLESGQFEAARAAFARGLEIDFDKREFHALLHMTMELESDPRQRAEFFLSKGNYPLAIQSFEESLDNNPDDFEMQMGIAYAFKETQQYARAEEHIRRAFRYNPGSSQVNFALGWVYLMQDRLEEAEAEFLKAIRKNPYDPGYLIGLAYAYLERIKSTDTEDDERLLQLVRRAQELDASYPEPLIVLAEYFLILDRLEKAAEAIDTAIRLNPSHQPAHIVAAEIYFEKEDLTKARHHLAEAEEFGRDTEEMRHLRERLRGDSY comes from the coding sequence ATGATCGAACAATTCCGCGAGTTCTTGCGCGCCGTCGTGCGCCGCATCAAGCGCGCCGGCGACCCGCAGGCGTCGTTCGTCTCGATCAGTTCGGCGCTCGAAGCCGGCGACTACGACACGGTCTTGCGCGAGACCGACCGCATCATCTCCCGGAACAGCTCCATCACGAAAATCCTGCATCGGCGGGTCAGCCAGACCATGAAATTCAATTCCGCCGAGGAATACAATAATTACATCCGCCGCAATCCCGGCGAGGCGTTCCTGCGTTGGGAATTCCCCGAAGCGCCGGAAGCCCACTATCACCGCTCGCTGGTTTATCAGCGGTCCGGGCGCATGAAGTCGAGCCGGCACGAGTTGGAAAACAGCCTGCAGGAATTCCCCGACTCCGCCAAGTATCTGACCGAAATGGGCGCGACGCTGCTGGCGATGTCGTTCTACGACGAGGCCGCCCGCCACTTTGACCGCGCGGTGGAATGCGACCTCACCGAGCGGCGCGAATACAGCCATCGCGCGCTGTTGGGCCTGGGGCAGTGCCGGTTGGAGAGCGGTCAGTTTGAGGCGGCGCGGGCAGCCTTCGCTCGTGGCCTGGAAATCGACTTCGACAAGCGCGAATTTCACGCGCTCCTGCATATGACGATGGAACTCGAGTCCGATCCGCGCCAGCGCGCAGAGTTCTTCCTCTCCAAGGGCAACTATCCGCTGGCGATCCAGTCGTTCGAAGAGTCGCTGGACAACAATCCGGACGACTTCGAGATGCAGATGGGAATCGCGTACGCCTTCAAGGAAACGCAGCAATACGCGCGCGCGGAGGAACATATCCGCCGCGCCTTCCGCTATAATCCCGGCAGTTCGCAGGTCAACTTCGCCCTTGGGTGGGTCTACCTGATGCAGGACCGCCTCGAAGAGGCCGAGGCGGAATTTCTCAAAGCGATTCGCAAGAATCCGTACGATCCCGGCTATTTGATCGGCCTCGCCTATGCCTACCTCGAGCGGATCAAGTCGACCGACACCGAGGATGACGAGCGCTTGCTGCAACTGGTCCGCAGGGCGCAGGAACTCGATGCCTCCTATCCCGAGCCGCTCATCGTGCTGGCGGAGTATTTCCTGATTCTCGATCGGCTGGAGAAAGCCGCCGAAGCGATCGATACGGCGATTCGCCTGAATCCGTCGCATCAGCCCGCCCATATCGTGGCGGCGGAAATCTATTTCGAAAAGGAAGATCTGACCAAGGCCCGCCATCATTTGGCCGAGGCGGAGGAATTCGGCCGCGACACTGAAGAAATGCGGCATCTGCGCGAAAGGTTGCGGGGCGATTCGTATTGA
- a CDS encoding thermonuclease family protein, giving the protein MSKRRSGGKIRFSHIFGLILLAIILLLVREIARKPEPVPPPETLQPGVHVLDGDTFTDSEGNTVRLLGIDTPEKGQPFAKEAEVELQRLLTSAAQIRYEFGKEKTDRYQRLLAFVFADSIFVNERLLEDGLATAYFFEGQLASAAFQELCAAQRAALREKVGIWSHAPEPLESVYYGNTERRRFHRPTCSAVESGEMKHLVKRSTREEFLNDCYSPCRNCKP; this is encoded by the coding sequence TTGAGCAAAAGGCGTTCGGGCGGCAAAATCCGTTTCTCCCATATCTTCGGCCTCATCCTGCTGGCGATCATCCTGCTGTTGGTGCGCGAGATTGCGCGTAAACCCGAACCGGTACCGCCTCCGGAAACCCTCCAGCCGGGCGTGCACGTCCTCGACGGCGACACCTTCACCGATTCAGAAGGAAACACTGTGCGACTTCTGGGCATCGATACGCCGGAGAAGGGACAGCCGTTCGCCAAAGAGGCTGAAGTAGAACTTCAACGCCTGCTGACTTCAGCCGCTCAAATCCGCTACGAATTCGGCAAGGAGAAGACGGATCGCTACCAGCGCCTGCTGGCCTTCGTCTTCGCCGACTCGATTTTCGTCAACGAACGACTGCTCGAGGACGGCCTGGCCACCGCCTATTTCTTCGAGGGTCAACTGGCAAGCGCGGCCTTCCAGGAACTCTGCGCCGCCCAGCGGGCTGCTTTGAGGGAGAAGGTTGGCATCTGGTCGCACGCGCCGGAGCCGCTGGAGAGCGTCTATTATGGCAATACCGAACGGCGGCGCTTCCACCGCCCTACCTGCAGCGCTGTCGAAAGCGGGGAAATGAAGCATCTGGTCAAGCGCTCGACGCGCGAGGAATTCCTGAACGACTGTTATTCCCCCTGCCGCAACTGCAAACCGTAA
- a CDS encoding sigma-54-dependent Fis family transcriptional regulator, protein MSNILVIDDKDSMREMLKASLAADGYDVETAETGDVGVARSKEKHFDVILTDLRMPDISGMDVLSQVRQVDPDSAVIVMTAYGTIETAVEAMKKGAFDFLQKPFDTGHLRMIVERALENQRLVAENNLLREELAESLGFTDIIGTSEKMIEVMRLVQKVASSDTTILLTGESGTGKELFARAIHSLSSRKTKPYITINCAAIPGELLENELFGSEKGAFTSSHARKMGKFEIASGGTIFLDEIGDLEFSLQAKLLRVLQEQTFERLGGTKPIKVDVRIITATNMNLQEAITKKRFREDLFYRLSVFPIHIPPLRERREDIVPLASYFINKYWRQMKKGEKTLSREALQILERYHWPGNVRELENTIERAIILAEGKKIKPEHLAIRLSTSEDVRLREGAGLKEVGQMAQMQAERAMIIRVLNQTRGNKRKTADILQIDYTTLFEKIKKYEIDTNKDVFG, encoded by the coding sequence GTGTCTAACATACTCGTTATCGACGACAAAGACAGTATGCGCGAAATGCTGAAGGCCTCGCTGGCGGCCGACGGTTACGATGTCGAGACTGCCGAGACCGGCGATGTCGGCGTCGCGCGCTCCAAGGAAAAGCATTTTGACGTCATCCTGACCGATCTGCGCATGCCCGATATCTCCGGCATGGACGTCCTGTCGCAGGTGCGGCAGGTCGACCCCGACTCGGCTGTGATTGTCATGACGGCCTACGGTACGATCGAAACGGCGGTCGAGGCGATGAAGAAGGGGGCGTTCGACTTCCTGCAAAAACCGTTCGATACCGGCCACCTGCGCATGATCGTCGAGCGGGCGCTTGAAAATCAGCGGCTGGTCGCCGAAAACAACCTGCTGCGCGAAGAACTGGCCGAATCGCTCGGCTTCACCGACATCATCGGCACCAGCGAAAAAATGATCGAAGTGATGCGGCTGGTACAGAAGGTGGCCTCCTCCGACACGACCATCCTGCTCACCGGCGAATCGGGCACCGGCAAGGAGCTGTTTGCGCGGGCGATTCATTCGCTCTCGTCGCGCAAGACCAAGCCATATATCACCATCAACTGCGCGGCGATTCCGGGCGAGCTGCTGGAAAATGAGTTGTTCGGCTCGGAGAAAGGCGCCTTCACCTCCTCGCACGCCCGCAAAATGGGCAAGTTCGAAATCGCTTCCGGCGGCACGATCTTCCTCGATGAAATCGGCGACCTCGAATTCTCGCTGCAGGCCAAGCTGCTGCGCGTCCTGCAGGAACAGACCTTCGAGCGCCTCGGCGGCACCAAGCCGATCAAGGTCGACGTCCGCATCATCACCGCGACCAACATGAATCTGCAGGAAGCGATCACCAAGAAACGCTTCCGCGAGGATTTGTTCTACCGTCTCTCGGTCTTCCCGATTCATATTCCGCCGCTGCGCGAACGCCGCGAGGACATCGTCCCGCTGGCGAGTTACTTCATCAACAAGTATTGGCGGCAGATGAAAAAGGGCGAAAAAACGCTTTCGCGCGAAGCCCTGCAAATTCTCGAGCGCTACCACTGGCCCGGCAACGTCCGCGAACTGGAGAACACCATCGAGCGGGCGATCATCCTGGCGGAAGGGAAGAAGATCAAGCCGGAGCATCTGGCGATTCGCCTGTCGACTTCGGAGGATGTGCGCCTGCGCGAAGGTGCGGGTTTGAAGGAGGTCGGCCAGATGGCGCAGATGCAGGCCGAGCGCGCGATGATTATCCGCGTCCTCAATCAGACCCGCGGCAACAAACGCAAGACCGCGGATATTCTGCAGATCGACTACACAACACTATTTGAAAAAATCAAGAAGTACGAAATCGACACCAACAAGGATGTTTTCGGTTAG